The Papaver somniferum cultivar HN1 chromosome 6, ASM357369v1, whole genome shotgun sequence genome segment GACTTTACCTGGTTGCAGATGTTAATATGTTGGTACCAACACCAGATACGTTATCTTTTTGTTAGGCTATTGAGTTGTCGAATTTTAGTCTTGAAGGTGTAAATAAAATGCCTAACTAGTTTCCTTCTGGTGTCAAGTTTGCCTCGGCTTCTATTGGTAGCTTAGATATTCAGCCTCTTCAGTTACGTAATCTGAAATATCTGAAGCTGCATACAAGCCTTTCAAGAAACTCCATGAATGCAGTAACAAACTTACTCAAGATTTCTCCAAACATTGAATCCATTAGCCTTGTAATAAATCGGCTACTAACAAACTCTTCTCATTATTACTTCTTCCCATTCAGCCCTGAAACTTTGATGATGAATTTTGTCTTTGTATTCCAAAATGGTCACCCAGAAACGCATCAGTAAGCATCCAATGTATCCATATTTTGACGAAGAGGTAACCACTTAGTCCATAAACCACTTTCTTTTCATCTGCGACACTTACAAATTTACCCTAGTTATAACTCTCTGAATTCTTCATGTAGATTAAGGTGCACTCAGCAGATGTAAAAGATTATTGGAAGGCAGGGTTATCATTGCCATCTATGTTAAATCTCCTTAAAGCTGTTGAGATCGAAGGTATCGAAGGACGCATTAACGAACTCATGTTTGTGGAACTTTTGCTGAGGAACTCGATTGTCTTGGAAGAACTGGTTCTTTTCAGCTGTAATTGTGAGAAATATTGTAAAAAACCCTCAGATGATAAAGAGAGAAGGATGAAGAAATTTAGCAAGAGGCTATTAAAACTTCCTAAAGCCTATGCAGGTACAGTCTCAATCTTGTTAAGATTCTGACTTTTATTTAGTACTCTTATGTTCATTTGTTCAGTACTCTTATGTTCATTTGTTTGTTTCTCATTAGACA includes the following:
- the LOC113288246 gene encoding uncharacterized protein LOC113288246 isoform X1; protein product: MVTQKRISKHPMYPYFDEEIKVHSADVKDYWKAGLSLPSMLNLLKAVEIEGIEGRINELMFVELLLRNSIVLEELVLFSCNCEKYCKKPSDDKERRMKKFSKRLLKLPKAYAGTTTLFQLAMGLEETRMPPLMGDSLCNKKRHHILIMTNPYR
- the LOC113288246 gene encoding uncharacterized protein LOC113288246 isoform X3, with product MVTQKRISKHPMYPYFDEEIKVHSADVKDYWKAGLSLPSMLNLLKAVEIEGIEGRINELMFVELLLRNSIVLEELVLFSCNCEKYCKKPSDDKERRMKKFSKRLLKLPKAYAGTTTLFQLAMGLEETRMPPLMGDSLCNKKR
- the LOC113288246 gene encoding uncharacterized protein LOC113288246 isoform X4 — encoded protein: MVTQKRISKHPMYPYFDEEIKVHSADVKDYWKAGLSLPSMLNLLKAVEIEGIEGRINELMFVELLLRNSIVLEELVLFSCNCEKYCKKPSDDKERRMKKFSKRLLKLPKAYAGSNAYVGT